The following coding sequences are from one Hydrogenimonas thermophila window:
- a CDS encoding FxsA family protein: MIYFFIYLFLETFVSVEIGSAIGPFWTFIEIVVSAFAGLLLLTNFRYTFFENVRAMVEGEITPETFQKQNLSALIGAILLIVPGFFTDFIGILLYFGVFTNLIVNRLSKREKNSNIKTDQFQEGECDVIDVEIIERHDDRK; encoded by the coding sequence ATGATCTATTTTTTTATTTACCTTTTTTTGGAAACATTTGTTTCTGTTGAAATAGGCTCTGCTATAGGTCCTTTTTGGACCTTTATAGAAATTGTTGTAAGTGCGTTTGCAGGTTTACTTTTATTAACAAACTTTCGATATACTTTTTTTGAAAATGTCAGGGCTATGGTAGAAGGTGAAATTACTCCTGAGACATTTCAGAAACAAAATTTGTCTGCACTTATTGGAGCAATACTACTTATTGTTCCAGGTTTTTTTACTGACTTTATAGGAATACTGCTATATTTTGGAGTATTTACCAACCTAATAGTAAACAGACTTTCAAAACGAGAGAAAAATAGTAATATTAAAACGGATCAATTTCAAGAAGGAGAGTGTGATGTCATCGATGTTGAAATCATTGAGCGTCATGATGATCGCAAGTAG
- a CDS encoding DsbA family protein, whose amino-acid sequence MSSMLKSLSVMMIASSLAIAGGDSDVINYVKKKLDRNPNVKINSAEVVDKLPIPGIKGWSAYVIGLDINLTRGKETRQINFEDILFVSKNLITSELIDRKTGRDVRSMIQPKLPKDIYNKSNLIYGNENAAHKLILFSDPLCPFCRMYVPEVLKAVKNNPEKMALYYYHLPLKAIHPASETLVRIMEVAQKEGKYEIIDKMYKIKIDAKLKDEKKILDIVAKQTGYKLSSKQIHEPWVDKRILKDRLTARKLLVTGTPTIFVDGKKDVTRDKYKQFIKK is encoded by the coding sequence ATGTCATCGATGTTGAAATCATTGAGCGTCATGATGATCGCAAGTAGTCTAGCGATTGCAGGCGGTGACAGTGATGTTATAAATTATGTAAAAAAGAAACTAGATAGAAATCCAAATGTAAAGATTAATAGTGCTGAAGTTGTAGACAAGCTTCCAATACCTGGCATAAAAGGTTGGTCTGCTTATGTCATAGGATTAGATATAAACCTTACAAGAGGTAAAGAGACAAGACAAATCAATTTTGAAGATATACTCTTTGTTAGTAAAAATTTGATCACTTCTGAGCTTATAGATAGAAAAACAGGTCGTGATGTACGCTCTATGATTCAACCTAAATTGCCTAAAGATATTTATAATAAATCAAATCTTATTTATGGAAATGAAAATGCTGCTCACAAATTGATCTTGTTTTCAGATCCACTTTGTCCATTCTGCCGAATGTATGTACCTGAAGTTTTAAAAGCAGTTAAAAATAATCCTGAAAAGATGGCACTTTACTACTATCACTTGCCTCTTAAAGCTATTCATCCAGCATCAGAAACATTGGTACGTATAATGGAAGTGGCACAAAAAGAGGGTAAATATGAGATAATTGATAAAATGTATAAAATAAAAATAGATGCTAAATTGAAAGATGAAAAAAAGATTTTAGATATTGTTGCTAAACAGACAGGTTATAAACTATCTTCAAAACAGATACATGAACCTTGGGTAGATAAAAGAATTTTAAAAGATAGACTTACAGCTCGTAAGCTTTTGGTTACAGGTACACCAACAATTTTTGTTGATGGTAAAAAAGATGTTACCCGCGATAAATATAAACAATTTATTAAAAAGTAA
- a CDS encoding menaquinone biosynthesis decarboxylase produces MQEWLDRLERDGDLKIIEEPCDINLEIAHIAYVEVKKDNSKVLLFKRPVNREKGIEYSMPVVMNMFANFEITQKIFGRHPDAIAKEIEELMHMKPPQGFMEKLSLIPKLFALKNVFPKRLKQRGLCQQIIKTTSQIDLDELPILKTWSEDGGPFITMGQVYTRSLDGKMQNLGMYRLQQYDKNHLGMHWQIHKDASHFFDQYKDAGEMMPVSVAIGGDPLYIWCGQAPLPHGIFELLLYGFVRNEPAKLVKSITNDIWVPEDADIVIEGMVDPNKLEIEGPFGDHTGYYTLKEPYPVMEVTAITMKENPVYQATVVGKPPLEDKYMGWGTERIFLPLLKTTAPDLIDYHMPENGVFHNLILAQMEPHYKGHAKQFMHAFWGVGQMSFVKHAIFVGKDAPALTDYEKITEYILNRIDPKNLLISEGIVDALDHSSPETLVGGKLGCDCTGAEVSSSVDDLLDDAALLEKIRSFDTDVKALKQYGIHTKNPVCVIAYKKNRAVKELFDKISNLSSHIKILVVVDEECNDIENPYMLVWRVTNNIDAGRDIRVDPFIMIDATNKNELDGYNREWPGDVLCDKDVLNQLKQKGLIDIDENFEKRFYL; encoded by the coding sequence ATGCAGGAGTGGTTGGATAGATTAGAGAGAGATGGCGATCTAAAAATAATTGAAGAGCCTTGTGATATTAATCTTGAGATAGCTCATATTGCTTATGTAGAAGTTAAAAAAGATAATTCCAAGGTTTTACTGTTTAAACGGCCAGTTAATCGTGAAAAGGGCATTGAGTATAGTATGCCTGTTGTTATGAATATGTTTGCAAATTTTGAGATAACTCAAAAGATATTTGGTCGTCATCCTGATGCAATAGCTAAAGAGATAGAAGAGTTAATGCATATGAAACCACCACAAGGGTTTATGGAGAAGCTCTCTTTAATTCCAAAACTCTTTGCACTAAAAAATGTTTTTCCAAAAAGACTTAAACAGAGGGGACTTTGTCAACAAATCATAAAGACTACATCACAGATTGATTTGGATGAATTGCCTATTTTAAAAACATGGAGTGAAGATGGTGGTCCTTTTATAACAATGGGACAGGTATATACACGCTCACTAGATGGGAAGATGCAAAACCTAGGCATGTATCGTCTGCAACAGTATGATAAAAACCATTTAGGAATGCATTGGCAAATCCATAAAGATGCCAGTCACTTTTTTGATCAGTACAAAGATGCAGGCGAAATGATGCCAGTTTCTGTTGCTATCGGCGGTGATCCACTTTACATTTGGTGTGGACAAGCACCACTGCCGCATGGAATTTTTGAACTGCTTTTATATGGTTTTGTAAGAAATGAACCTGCAAAACTTGTAAAGTCTATTACCAATGACATTTGGGTTCCTGAAGATGCCGATATTGTCATAGAAGGTATGGTGGATCCAAATAAGCTGGAGATTGAGGGCCCTTTTGGTGATCATACAGGTTATTATACGCTTAAAGAGCCATATCCTGTTATGGAAGTGACTGCTATAACAATGAAAGAAAATCCAGTTTATCAGGCAACTGTTGTTGGTAAACCGCCTCTTGAAGACAAATATATGGGTTGGGGAACAGAGCGTATATTTTTACCGCTTCTTAAAACTACAGCACCAGATCTTATTGATTATCATATGCCAGAAAATGGAGTATTTCATAACCTCATTCTAGCACAGATGGAGCCTCATTACAAAGGGCATGCAAAACAGTTCATGCACGCTTTTTGGGGTGTGGGACAGATGAGTTTTGTAAAGCATGCTATATTTGTAGGCAAAGATGCTCCTGCACTTACAGATTATGAAAAGATAACCGAGTATATTCTTAATAGAATAGATCCAAAAAATCTTCTTATTTCAGAAGGTATTGTAGATGCTTTGGATCACTCTAGTCCTGAAACATTAGTAGGCGGAAAACTAGGTTGTGATTGTACAGGAGCAGAAGTATCAAGTAGTGTAGATGATTTACTTGATGATGCGGCACTTTTAGAAAAGATACGCTCATTTGATACTGATGTTAAAGCTCTTAAGCAGTATGGAATACATACTAAAAATCCTGTTTGTGTAATAGCATATAAAAAGAATAGGGCAGTTAAAGAGCTTTTTGACAAAATATCTAACTTGAGTTCTCATATTAAAATCCTTGTTGTTGTTGATGAAGAGTGTAATGATATAGAAAATCCATATATGCTTGTTTGGCGTGTAACAAACAATATAGATGCAGGTCGTGACATTAGAGTAGATCCATTTATTATGATTGATGCAACAAATAAGAATGAGCTAGACGGCTATAATAGAGAATGGCCAGGAGATGTTCTTTGTGATAAAGATGTTTTAAATCAGCTTAAACAAAAAGGTCTTATAGATATAGATGAGAATTTTGAGAAGAGGTTTTACCTATAA
- the hemC gene encoding hydroxymethylbilane synthase produces the protein MEKLIIATRGSQLAMWQAEYVKSELEKKFPDMSIEFSVITATGDKILDKPLALIGGKGLFTKEIEDVMLSGGAHLAVHSLKDVPTELPSGLKLAAITKRDDVRDVFLSHKYKNIEDLPEGAVVGTTSLRRQMQLRSMRPDLCIKNLRGNVNTRLRKLADGEYDAIILAYVGMKRLGLLESVPFAEPISDDIMIPPSGQASLGIEIIDDPEVAKIAETLNDPNSALAAKIERDFVSRLEGSCQVPIAINAKVDDDNVVVRAQVGLPDGTEILEESLEADKNSAEDLGSKLADIMIEKGAKELLARAEAMAFKEERCERF, from the coding sequence ATGGAAAAACTTATAATAGCAACACGTGGAAGCCAGCTTGCAATGTGGCAGGCAGAGTATGTAAAAAGTGAGTTGGAAAAAAAATTCCCTGACATGAGTATAGAGTTTTCTGTCATAACTGCAACAGGAGATAAGATTTTAGATAAACCTCTAGCTCTTATAGGAGGGAAAGGTCTTTTTACTAAAGAGATAGAAGATGTAATGTTATCAGGTGGTGCACACTTAGCAGTTCACAGCCTTAAAGATGTACCAACAGAGTTACCATCAGGCTTAAAACTTGCTGCTATTACAAAGCGTGATGATGTAAGAGATGTATTTTTATCGCATAAATATAAAAATATAGAAGATTTACCTGAAGGTGCTGTTGTTGGAACAACAAGTCTTCGCAGACAGATGCAGTTACGAAGTATGCGACCTGATTTATGCATAAAAAATCTTCGAGGGAATGTAAATACGCGCCTTCGTAAACTAGCAGATGGTGAGTATGATGCTATTATTTTGGCATATGTTGGAATGAAGCGTTTAGGACTGCTAGAAAGTGTACCATTTGCAGAACCTATTAGCGATGATATTATGATTCCTCCATCTGGACAGGCATCTTTGGGAATAGAAATTATTGATGATCCTGAAGTTGCAAAAATTGCTGAGACACTTAATGATCCAAACTCTGCATTGGCTGCTAAAATTGAGAGAGACTTTGTTTCAAGGTTAGAAGGCAGTTGCCAAGTTCCTATAGCAATTAATGCAAAAGTAGATGATGATAATGTTGTAGTAAGAGCTCAAGTTGGTTTACCAGATGGTACTGAAATATTAGAAGAGAGTCTGGAAGCTGATAAAAATAGTGCTGAAGATTTAGGGTCTAAATTGGCAGATATTATGATTGAAAAGGGTGCTAAAGAGCTTTTGGCTCGTGCTGAGGCAATGGCATTTAAAGAGGAACGGTGCGAGAGGTTTTAA
- a CDS encoding polyprenyl synthetase family protein: protein MLERVESQMQLWIDELENKTIKELFSLLPKGKRLRAKLVLKVAGMSDESIKLAAVIEMIHAASLLHDDVIDEAMTRRGVTSLNATEGSKQAVMMGDILYSKGFEELVSFKKDISSIIASAVTQLSIGELMDVRLSDKFNPDIDAYMKMIYQKTAALIEASASSAAILAGKDKEVYATYGRNLGIAFQIIDDILDITSTSEQLGKPAMADYEEGKTTLPYIYLYEALDENNKAKLLSLHGAKLTEDQKIWIRKVMEETGALKKSYSYAKKLGDEAVTLMKNECQDSLADIVTAMIERDF, encoded by the coding sequence ATGCTTGAACGTGTTGAGTCACAAATGCAACTATGGATAGATGAATTAGAGAATAAAACTATCAAAGAGCTTTTTTCTTTACTACCCAAAGGTAAAAGATTAAGGGCAAAACTAGTTTTAAAAGTTGCTGGAATGAGTGATGAGTCTATCAAGCTTGCTGCTGTTATAGAGATGATTCATGCTGCAAGTTTGCTTCATGATGATGTTATAGATGAGGCAATGACAAGAAGAGGTGTAACGTCACTGAATGCTACCGAAGGAAGCAAACAAGCGGTGATGATGGGAGATATTCTCTATTCAAAAGGCTTTGAAGAGCTTGTCTCATTTAAAAAAGATATTTCATCCATTATTGCTAGTGCTGTTACTCAATTAAGTATTGGTGAACTCATGGATGTAAGACTTTCTGACAAATTTAATCCTGACATAGATGCTTATATGAAAATGATTTATCAAAAAACAGCTGCATTGATTGAAGCTAGTGCCTCATCTGCTGCAATTTTAGCTGGGAAAGATAAAGAGGTTTATGCAACATATGGTCGTAATCTTGGAATAGCATTTCAAATAATTGATGATATTCTTGATATAACAAGCACCTCTGAACAGCTTGGAAAACCGGCTATGGCAGATTATGAAGAGGGTAAAACTACTTTACCATATATCTATCTTTATGAAGCTTTAGATGAAAATAATAAAGCAAAACTTCTAAGCTTACACGGAGCAAAACTTACAGAAGATCAAAAGATATGGATACGTAAAGTAATGGAAGAGACAGGTGCTTTGAAAAAATCTTACTCTTATGCCAAAAAATTGGGTGATGAAGCAGTAACTCTAATGAAAAACGAATGTCAAGATTCACTGGCTGATATTGTTACTGCTATGATTGAAAGGGATTTTTAA
- a CDS encoding FlgO family outer membrane protein has protein sequence MKKIVMIFIFVAILFNISFSESIKYNNENGKNSSIYVREIALSIADQFNKDKISEYIKSKTLVILSIVNVNNYRQASNFGRYISEDLIHAMKINGFNILDYKATNSIIMNKKGEYLFSRDIKNLKKERNITYALSGTYTIYKDSVTINCRIIDISSGVVVSTAQITVPKMILKKMDYYYYN, from the coding sequence ATGAAAAAAATTGTTATGATTTTTATTTTTGTAGCTATATTATTCAATATCTCTTTTTCAGAGTCTATCAAATACAATAATGAGAATGGAAAAAATAGTTCAATATATGTTAGAGAAATTGCATTATCTATAGCAGATCAATTTAATAAAGATAAAATCAGTGAGTATATAAAAAGTAAAACTTTAGTCATTTTATCTATAGTAAATGTAAATAACTATAGACAAGCATCAAATTTTGGAAGATATATTAGTGAAGATCTTATTCATGCTATGAAGATTAATGGTTTCAATATCTTAGATTATAAAGCAACTAACTCAATTATAATGAACAAAAAAGGAGAGTATCTTTTTTCACGTGATATAAAAAATCTTAAAAAAGAGAGAAATATTACTTATGCGCTATCTGGAACATATACAATTTATAAAGATAGTGTCACAATTAACTGTAGAATAATTGATATATCTTCTGGAGTTGTAGTGTCAACAGCACAAATCACTGTGCCAAAGATGATACTTAAAAAAATGGATTATTACTACTACAATTAA
- the hemA gene encoding glutamyl-tRNA reductase: MQYIVVSYSHKNTDIAVREKLAFSNDEQKKKSLEKVLNVKSINEAILLSTCNRVEFIISTSNPSEALHAVFGTLHLHSGLSIEELEGRADVYEDEGAVHHVFAVASSLDSLVVGETQIAGQLKDAFRFAYENGFCSQKLSRLIHFAFKCAAEVRNCTSISKSPVSVASAAVSQAKEVMGGNLGGYTGLVVGAGEMSEIVAKHLVASGCNVIIFNRSMERAKNIAKSIGERIDVEPFHSLPEYINRYRLLFSATGAPHPIITDEMVDESQFERYWFDLAVPRDIEIVKDKSINIYAVDDLQEIVNTNLSMRREQARKAYEIVGRYTMDFFKWLQTLMIDPLIKDIRERAKESAMKEVERAIKKGFIPPETRKNVEKLVHNAFNNFLHTPTKQLREVAEQPRADTVIEAMKYVFNIDTEVKMMDKYKCEFIMKDDVR; this comes from the coding sequence ATGCAGTATATTGTTGTTAGCTACTCTCATAAAAATACAGATATAGCTGTACGGGAAAAACTTGCATTTTCAAATGATGAGCAAAAGAAAAAATCACTTGAAAAAGTATTAAATGTAAAGAGTATAAACGAAGCTATATTGCTATCAACTTGCAACCGTGTTGAATTTATTATAAGTACCTCAAATCCTTCAGAAGCATTGCATGCAGTATTTGGAACTCTTCATTTACATAGCGGTCTCTCAATTGAAGAGCTTGAAGGTCGAGCTGATGTTTATGAAGATGAAGGTGCTGTGCATCATGTTTTTGCAGTAGCATCTTCTTTAGATAGTCTCGTTGTGGGAGAGACACAGATTGCCGGACAGCTTAAAGATGCATTTCGTTTTGCATATGAAAATGGATTTTGTTCTCAAAAGCTTTCAAGACTCATTCATTTTGCTTTTAAATGTGCTGCAGAAGTTAGAAACTGTACAAGCATATCTAAAAGTCCTGTTTCTGTTGCAAGTGCTGCAGTTTCTCAAGCAAAAGAGGTTATGGGTGGGAACCTTGGGGGGTATACAGGCTTGGTAGTTGGTGCCGGTGAGATGAGTGAAATTGTAGCAAAACATTTGGTTGCTAGTGGCTGTAATGTAATCATTTTTAATCGTTCTATGGAGAGAGCAAAAAATATTGCCAAGTCAATTGGAGAGAGAATTGATGTAGAACCATTTCATTCTCTGCCTGAATATATAAACAGATATAGGCTTCTTTTTAGTGCCACAGGTGCGCCTCACCCTATTATTACAGATGAAATGGTAGATGAGTCTCAATTTGAGCGTTATTGGTTTGACCTTGCAGTACCAAGAGATATTGAAATAGTCAAGGATAAAAGTATCAATATTTATGCTGTAGATGATCTGCAGGAGATTGTAAATACAAATCTCTCTATGCGTAGAGAACAGGCAAGAAAAGCGTATGAAATTGTAGGCCGCTATACAATGGATTTTTTCAAGTGGTTACAAACATTAATGATAGATCCTTTAATTAAAGATATAAGAGAACGTGCAAAAGAGTCAGCAATGAAAGAAGTTGAAAGGGCTATAAAAAAAGGGTTCATACCACCTGAAACAAGAAAAAATGTAGAAAAGCTTGTTCACAATGCATTTAATAATTTTTTACATACTCCTACAAAACAGTTAAGAGAAGTTGCTGAACAACCTCGTGCCGATACAGTCATTGAAGCTATGAAATATGTTTTTAATATAGATACTGAAGTAAAAATGATGGATAAATATAAATGCGAATTTATTATGAAGGATGATGTAAGATGA
- a CDS encoding proline--tRNA ligase: MRFSKLLIPTLKEAPKDAVLPSHIYLVRGGFIYQVASGVYDFLPLGKKVLDKVKTIIKEELDNAGCQEVQLGFVTPTELWKKSGRYEKYGAELLRFKDRKSNEFVLGPTHEEMMVELAKQFVNSYKQLPLNLYQINLKFRDEARPRFGLMRGREFIMKDGYSFHDSHEDMVREFNLMEETYRKIFTRMGLDFRVVEADSGAIGGEGSKEFMVLADSGEDTIVVCDGCDYAANIEAAKRKTPDSQAEAPEALLNRFRTPDIKTIEDLSEFFSVDPYYLIKTVAKKALYDEGKSEIILFFLRGSDELQEVKATNSVGANELIDVSEEELEAAGLVPGFMGPVELIRNAKVLEDTPPFHEEIAHPNIKKVFDETLKNASHMICGANEKDYHIVGANLTNLKDLHFADIAQTKEGDQCAKCGGKLKFTKGIEVGHIFQLGTRYSEPLKAEFLDQNGKNRPFIMGTYGIGVSRLLAAIIEQHHDEKGSIWPVPVAPFEVVVIIGNIKDEQQKEVGEKIYNDLKSKGVDVLLDDRKERFGFKMKDFELIGIPYAVVIGKKLADGCVELIERSTLNRKDVMVDDIVNSVIESMQ, encoded by the coding sequence ATGAGATTTTCAAAACTTTTGATTCCAACACTTAAAGAAGCACCAAAAGATGCTGTACTTCCTAGTCATATTTACTTGGTAAGAGGTGGATTTATTTACCAAGTAGCCAGTGGTGTGTATGATTTTTTACCACTTGGAAAAAAAGTTTTGGATAAAGTGAAAACAATTATTAAAGAAGAGCTTGACAATGCAGGTTGCCAAGAGGTTCAACTTGGGTTTGTAACACCAACTGAGCTTTGGAAAAAGAGTGGTCGTTATGAAAAGTATGGTGCTGAACTTTTGCGTTTTAAAGATAGAAAATCAAATGAGTTTGTTTTGGGACCTACACATGAAGAGATGATGGTAGAATTAGCAAAACAGTTTGTAAATAGCTATAAACAGCTTCCTCTAAATCTCTACCAAATAAATCTTAAATTTCGTGATGAAGCAAGACCTAGATTTGGTTTGATGCGTGGTCGAGAATTCATTATGAAAGATGGCTATAGTTTTCATGATAGCCATGAAGATATGGTTAGAGAATTTAACCTGATGGAAGAGACTTATAGAAAAATTTTTACTCGTATGGGGCTAGATTTTCGTGTTGTTGAAGCTGACAGTGGAGCTATTGGCGGTGAAGGAAGTAAAGAGTTTATGGTTCTCGCTGACAGTGGTGAAGATACAATAGTAGTATGTGATGGGTGTGATTATGCAGCTAATATTGAAGCTGCAAAGCGTAAAACACCTGATTCACAAGCTGAAGCACCAGAAGCACTACTCAATCGGTTCCGTACACCAGATATTAAAACAATTGAAGATTTATCTGAGTTTTTCAGTGTTGATCCATACTATTTAATCAAAACAGTTGCAAAAAAAGCTCTTTATGATGAAGGAAAGAGTGAAATTATTCTCTTTTTCCTGCGTGGAAGTGATGAACTTCAAGAGGTTAAAGCTACTAATAGTGTAGGTGCAAATGAACTAATAGATGTATCTGAAGAAGAGCTTGAAGCAGCAGGATTGGTTCCTGGATTTATGGGACCGGTAGAGTTGATTCGAAATGCAAAAGTATTGGAAGATACACCTCCATTTCATGAAGAGATTGCTCATCCAAATATAAAAAAGGTGTTTGATGAGACACTTAAAAATGCAAGTCATATGATATGTGGTGCAAATGAAAAAGATTACCATATAGTTGGTGCAAATTTAACCAATTTAAAAGATTTGCATTTTGCAGATATTGCACAGACAAAAGAGGGTGACCAATGTGCTAAATGTGGTGGAAAGCTGAAATTTACAAAAGGGATTGAGGTAGGTCATATTTTTCAATTAGGTACTCGCTATTCTGAACCTTTGAAGGCAGAGTTTTTAGACCAAAACGGCAAGAATAGACCATTTATTATGGGAACTTACGGTATTGGTGTCAGTCGTCTTCTTGCTGCTATTATAGAACAACATCATGATGAGAAAGGCTCTATCTGGCCTGTACCAGTTGCACCATTTGAAGTTGTTGTAATTATCGGGAATATAAAAGATGAACAGCAAAAAGAGGTAGGAGAGAAAATCTATAATGATTTAAAATCCAAGGGAGTAGATGTTCTTCTTGATGATCGTAAAGAAAGATTTGGTTTTAAAATGAAAGATTTTGAGCTTATAGGTATTCCTTATGCTGTAGTTATTGGTAAAAAATTGGCTGATGGGTGTGTTGAGCTTATTGAAAGGTCAACACTGAATCGTAAAGATGTGATGGTTGATGATATTGTAAATAGTGTTATAGAAAGTATGCAATGA